One window of the Nicotiana tabacum cultivar K326 chromosome 4, ASM71507v2, whole genome shotgun sequence genome contains the following:
- the LOC107801599 gene encoding protein sym-1 gives MQLTMASNASILTRSSLLSLRFVDFPLKSTSQLHAQTRSRFGGSSSAISYSSSSSDKYCGTQLGASTHGLKSLHLSDIGPRRFGSCKNFQMSAVSGGGSSGYGGSGDGKSGGGDGGSNSGGGDGGSNWSFLAWYLSLLEKYPVWTKAVTSALLTLFGDLICQLWIDQVASVDVKRTFIFTLLGLVLVGPSLHFWYLYLSRLVTTPGASGAVMRLVLDQFLFAPIFVGVFLSSLVTLEGRSSQVIPKLQQEWFSSVLANWQLWIPFQFINFRFVPQQFQVLAANFIALVWNVILSYKAHKEVIVK, from the exons ATGCAGCTAACAATGGCTTCAAACGCCTCAATTCTCACCCGCAGTTCTCTTTTATCGTTACGGTTCGTGGATTTCCCCCTAAAATCCACTTCACAACTCCACGCTCAGACCCGAAGTCGATTTGGAGGGTCCTCTTCTGCtatttcttattcttcttcttcttctgacaaATACTGTGGGACCCAACTCGGTGCCTCAACTCATGGGCTGAAAAGTTTGCATCTTTCTGATATTGGGCCTAGACGGTTCGGTTCTTGTAAGAATTTTCAGATGTCCGCGGTTTCAGGCGGTGGAAGTAGTGGTTATGGAGGCTCTGGTGATGGAAAATCCGGTGGTGGTGACGGTGGCAGTAACAGTGGTGGTGGTGATGGTGGGAGTAACTGGTCATTTCTTGCCtg GTACTTATCTCTTCTCGAGAAGTATCCAGTATGGACAAAAGCAGTTACATCTGCTCTTTTGACACTTTTTGGAGATCTAATCTGTCAG CTGTGGATTGACCAAGTAGCATCTGTTGATGTAAAGAGGACGTTTATATTCACATTATTGGGGCTGGTCTTGGTGGGTCCATCTTTGCACTTTTG GTACCTCTACTTGAGTAGATTGGTCACAACTCCAGGGGCCTCTGGTGCTGTCATGCGCCTTGTACTAGATCag TTCCTCTTTGCTCCAATTTTTGTTGGGGTTTTCTTATCCTCTTTGGTAACACTTGAGGGAAGGTCATCACAAGTGATTCCAAAGCTTCAACAG GAGTGGTTCTCATCTGTCCTTGCAAATTGGCAACTATGGATACCTTTTCAATTTATCAACTTCCGGTTTGTACCTCAGCAATTTCAG GTCCTTGCTGCTAACTTCATAGCTTTAGTGTGGAATGTGATACTGTCATATAAAGCCCACAAAGAAGTTATTGTAAAATAG